tatattttatattttaatatatattttatactaattattAATGTTTAGTATATTTGTATCTTGTTATTTGTATAAGGTACAATTTGTTTTCCGGAACAGTGCCACCCAGCATATTTACCCAAGCTTTGGACGTACTTTTTCTGAACAACAACAATTTTGCCCTGACTCTTCCCAACAACTTAGGGGACACAAAGGCTCTCTACCTCACTCTCGCAAACAACAAATTCACCGGCCCCATTCCACGAAGCATCAGAAAAGCCTCGGCCACGCTGACCGAGGTTCTCTTCCTCAACAACCTCCTGACCGGTTGCCTGCCCTATGAGATCGGGTTCTTGAAAAAGGCCACCCTCTTCGACGCCGGAAACAACCTCCTCACAGGGCCGTTGCCGTCCTCCTTGGGCTGCTTGGAGAGCGTGGAGCAGCTAAACCTAGCCAGGAATCAGTTGTACGGACAAATTCCGGAAGTGGTGTGCGCACTTGGTAACTTGGCGAATTTGTCACTGTCCTATAACTACTTCACCAAGGTGGGACCACTGTGCAGGAATATGATTAAGAAGGGTGTTGCTGATGTGAGGAAGAACTGTATTTCGGGGCTTCCGAATCAGAGATCGGCGCAGGAGTGTTTTGCGTTTTTCTTGTCGCGGAGAAGTTGCGGGAACCCGGCGTGGTTTAACTTCTTACCGTGTAAGATTCCGCCGTGGAAGAAACCTAATAGTGAGAGCAATAGTACAGTAACAACGACGACGAAGAGGAATTTGCTTTCATATTCTGCTCCTTTCAGAAATAGATTGCTTTTGTAGCAATATATATCTAGTGGATGAAGGATATATACGTATAACTTGAAAAAGAACGTAAAAAGAGAACTTGATGGGAAAATGAGAACAGACTCTAGTAGATAGCTATGCTAATAATGTTTGTATTTAActatctaaaaattaatattaataatgtttgTACTTGACAAAATGGCTATGCCTTTGTGTGTTAGGATTAGGACTTTGGAGTTGCACGTATTTATTTAGGAAAAATTACATTTTAATAAAGttttcaaacatttttatttagttcAAAGTATAAAAATTAGGCCCAATAAAGATAAAAGGTCTGACCTAAAGGAGGAGACCTCCATCATATGGCCAACCTCTTTGAAGGAGGTCGAACACAGTGAAAGGAGCCCAGCTCCACTTAGCAAAGTAAGTAACTGCCTTCTCAAATCCCTCCAACTATCTCCATTTTCTCTGAAAGATAGATCTTAACAAACTCTCAAAATAAAGGGAACGGTTATCTATCGataaaggtggaactacttcaacaAAGGTGGTTATCAGCTCTATTATAAATACTCTGACACTCTTCAAGCATACacacgttctaatctactaaaaacctgcttaaaagtAATCCTTGATAACTTAAGTATCAGAATCTCATGCAGGTACAACCTTCTAACTACCTACTTATGAGGAAATTGGACGACAGCacttacactacaagaaaacaagttttttgctacgcttttaaagcatggcgaAAAGTTTTTAAAAGCgtagcgatagcttttcgccacgcttttgaaagggtcacaactgCAAGGGTGTCGGTTgctctatcggcacgcttttcgtgacctattgccacgctttttttcttgccacgcttttaaagatcgccacgctttaaagcgtagccatatgtgtgaaatatggctacgcttttaaagcgtgccaatagcaagatatagctacgcttttaaagcgtgccaatgaCATGCCATATggctattggtgcacgaaattgtaaatcacacttttcacaactcgtaccactaaccagcaagtgcactgggttgtccaagtaataccttacgtgagtaagggtcgaatctcacggagattgttggcttgaagcaagttatggttatcttgtaactcttagtcaggataataataattctcagttttgattggtagtaaataaaaagcatggattaaataatacttgttatgcagtaatggagaatatgttggagctttggagatgctttgtcttctgaatctctgctttccccctgtcttcttcttcacgcatgcaaggttcttcctatggcaagctatgtgttggtagatcaccattgtcaatggctaccatccgtcctctcagcgaaaatggtccaggtgcgctgtcaccgcacggctaatcatctgtcggttctcactcatgctggaataggatccattgatccttttgcgtctatcactacgcccaacccttgtgagtttgaagctcgtcaaagtcattcaatctctgaatcctactcgaaataccatagacaaggtttagactttccggattatCAAGAATGCtgtcaatggattctagcttataccacaaagattctgattaagaaatccaagaaatactcattcaatcgaaggtagaacggaggtggttgttaggcatgcgttcataggttgagaatggtgatgagtgtcacggatcatcaccttcttcatattgaagtgcgaatgaatatcttagatagaaacaagcgtgtttgaatagaaagcagaaataattgcattaattcatcgaggcacaacagagctcctcacccccaacaatggagtttagagactcatgccgtcaaaaagtacaaagttcagatctaaaaatgtcatgagatacaaaataaatctctaaggtagcgtttgttttcaggtactgagacagagactgagagactgagattcagtatcgtgtttgttagttcagagactggtactaaaatttctgtccctgtctccaaaatttcagtatttcagtacctccaaaaagtagggacacaggagactgaaatttttagagatggagactgaaactttaataacattttagacctaaaatactttcatttcaattaattaattccaattttaccctttgtgcaaattaaattagagtttcattcttgtttcaattcctgtctcccattgcaccaaacagaatactaagatttgtttcaatccctgtctcttagtctcagtctctcagtctctgtctttctgtctctgtctctccaccaaacgctacctaaaagttgtttaaatactaaactaataacctaggtttatagaaaatgagtaaactgagatagatagtgcagaaatccacttttggggcccacttggtgtgttctggggctgagacttgagcttttcacgtgcctaggctgtttttggagttaaatgccaggttgtaacctgttttgggcatttaacgccaacttgtagcctgtttctggcgtttaacgcagaAATGGAACATGAaaaacgccaatttacgtcatttatctttgagcaaagtatggactattataacgcaattgagagcgctccaattaGACTCGTGTAGCTCCAGAAagtctatttcgagtgcagagaagttagaatccaacagcatcagcagttctttttcagcctgaataagatttttgcttagATCCCTAaatttcagacagaaaatacctgaaataacagaaaaatacatgaactcatagtaaagtctagaaatatgaattttgcctaaaaattaataaaaatatactaaaaactaactaaaacatactaaaaactacttgaaattacccccaaaaagcgtataaaatatccgctcatcacaacaccaaacttaaactgttgcttgtccccaagcaactagataaataaaatagggtaaagagaaataaagaagcaataatatctcagagttttaaatgaagctcagattctaattagatgagcggggctagtagctttttgctttcgaacagttttggcatctcactttatcctttgaaattcagaatgattggcatccataggaactcagaattttgataatgttattggttctcctatttcagtatgttgattcttgaacacagttacttatgagtcttggctgtgaccctaagcattttgttttcttgtattacCACCAAATACATAAATGCAAcaaacacttaactgggtgaaccttttaagattgtgactcagctttgctaaagtccccagttagaggtgtccagagttcttaggcacactcttttactttggatcacgactttaaccactcagtctcaagcttttcacctggactttcatgacacaag
The sequence above is drawn from the Arachis hypogaea cultivar Tifrunner chromosome 4, arahy.Tifrunner.gnm2.J5K5, whole genome shotgun sequence genome and encodes:
- the LOC112796762 gene encoding uncharacterized protein At4g06744, producing MENSSGISTTLFITFLLLIPSCCVIFVNCKTLESSSLSLDLTIPDILGFLDERLALIFPIIQAFKTTITSDPLGITSTWSGPNICNYTGFYCDNPPDNKTAVTVASIDFNGFQLSAPSLDGFIDQLSDLAIFHANSNNFSGTISPNVAKLKFLYELDLSNNLLSGVFPVSVLNMPTLSFLDIRYNLFSGTVPPSIFTQALDVLFLNNNNFALTLPNNLGDTKALYLTLANNKFTGPIPRSIRKASATLTEVLFLNNLLTGCLPYEIGFLKKATLFDAGNNLLTGPLPSSLGCLESVEQLNLARNQLYGQIPEVVCALGNLANLSLSYNYFTKVGPLCRNMIKKGVADVRKNCISGLPNQRSAQECFAFFLSRRSCGNPAWFNFLPCKIPPWKKPNSESNSTVTTTTKRNLLSYSAPFRNRLLL